The genomic region TTAATCGAAATTTCCTATGTTTgtaccaatttttttttatatataattgctCCATTATAAGGGCCATCTTAGGCTTGCTTAAAGAATCCACCCTTTTGAGCTTTTTGCCATGGCCGGTCGCCATCATCCCATTGTCCTTTTTCGCCTCTAATTCTTCCTCATTTGTTCTTCATTGTTCTAAACAACCCATTAGAGGTATTGAAGTTACTCTCATGGAGGCCAATCTTGATCTTTCAATGACTTATGATTCTTCGAACACCACTGTCTTGCATACTGCTGCGTCACAAGGGCACACTGAAGTGGTGAATTTCCTCTTGGAAAAGGACAGCAGCGTGGCCGCAATAGCAAGCCGAAATGGGAAAACCGCCTTGCATTCGGCAGCAAAGAATGGGCATCTAGAGATAGTAAAGGCCCTTTTATCTAAAGAACCTGGAATCGCAACGAGAATTGACAAGAAGGGCCAGACAGCTCTACATATGGCGGTTAAAGGGCAGAACGTTGAAGTGGTAGATGAGCTGATAAAGTCGGATCCTTCTTTAATAAACATGGTTGATGCTAAGGGCAACACTGCTTTGCATATAGGAACTCGAAAGGGTCGGATTCAGGTAGTTAACTCATAGTGTCTTATTGCAAGTACTGAAATGGTTTTCCTTCTGGATATGCTTTAGAATAAGCCCTAAAACTTTAGTTTCTGATATGATGGGTTCTAAGTATTACTTTGCAACAAATAACTAACCAAAAGTTGCTGGTAGAATACTAATTTTCTCATATAAAGTTGGCAAATTAAGTCTGTGACCCTGTCTAATCACCAATGCATTCTTTCAGATTGTTCAAAAGCTGCTAAACCACAGTGGAGATCACAAACTAGTCATCAACAAGTTTGGGGAAACGGCTCTTGACACTGCAGAGATATATAAGCTATCTGATATTGCAGGCATCTTAAGAAACCATGGAGTTCAGTGTGCCAAATTCATCGAGCCACAACCTACAAATTCGGCTCGAGAACTAAATAAAACTCCAAGTGATATAAGGAATGAGGTTCATCAACAGCTTCTGCGTACACGCCAAACAAGAAAACGAGTGCGAGATATTGCTAAGAAGCTTAACAGAATGGAAGTTCATGGTCTCAATAATGCAATCATCTCCACTACAGTGGTGGCGGTTCTCATTGCCACAATTGCATTCGCTGCCATTTTCAATATCCCAGGCCAATATGCTGACAGTCCTGAAGATACTACACcgtttatgatttttattgtCTCCGACTCCGTTGCCCTCTTCATATCGTTGGGTGTTGTGTTAGTGCAAACCTCAGTTGCAGTTACAGGGAGACAGGCAAAGAAGCAGTTGATGGCAGTTATTAATAAGCTCCTGTGCTTGGCATGCGTGCTGGTTTCAGTTGCATTTCTTGGCCTTTCGTATATTGTAGTTGGAGAAGATGAGAGGTGGTTAGCTAATGTTGTTACTGGTATAGGGACAGTTATCATGGTATCAACACTGGGGACATTGTGCACCGTATTGAGGATTCAGAAGCTCGGGTCATCTGGAGGTCAGCAACCACCAGTAGATCATCATACACCGACTGACAAAGATATTCTGAATGATGAGGATTTTGAGATAATCGATGCAGTTTGAGCTTTGATGCGCCTCATATGGTTCTCCCCTCCCACCTGCAAGCTTTGTCACATGGTAAAATGATCATGCTGCTTTGTGTTATGACAGCTAGGTCAACGTCGGGTGTGCTCCGATGCATGTTTAGAGTTGATGTTTAAGTTTTATCTAGACACCTCATCTTGTTCCAATCTTTTAGAAAAATTTCATAATGATTTGTCTAATTTAATGATCTTTAGAACAGACAAAAGTATGTTCTCTTGTCTAATTGTTCTTtctatatttattatataaaaaataaaaatttatttaaattgttttaaataattaaaaatgttagTGAACGACAATTATCTACCTTTAACCGTAACTGCAAAAGGAGCCAAAAGCGCAACGGTCACACCGagggaaggaaaaaaagaaagggaaaaaagagaGCCAAAAAGGAACAAGAGCCGAAAGATATCCTCCAAGAAACAGATAGTATATTCCCATTTTCTTCTACAACGAATATTctctaaacaacaaaaaagagaCAATTCTCcgtcttctttcttctttattatCTCTATAATAATATCAGTTTGGTCAGATTacagagaaagaagaaaagggtaATCGTGATCTTGATCAGGGTGAGCGCGGGGAGCATGAAGTTTTGGAAGAGTTTAAGCATATTGATCGAAGAAGCGTTGCCTGATTGGAGGGATAAGTTTTTGTCCTACAAGGATTTGAAGAAGCAGTTGAAGTTGATATACCCGAAAGATGGGAGCGAGAAGCAGGTTAGTAAACGGCCCAGGTTGGATTCGGCGGAGGGTGGGGATGGTGGGTCTAAGGAGGAGAGCGAGGTCCCTAAGGAGGTGATGGATTTCGTTTTGTTGTTGGAAGATGAGATTGAGAAGTTTAATgcttttttcattgaaaaagaagaggatTATGTTATCAAGTGGAGggtaatttcttttctttccttattttttttatttatatgcaaAAGTGTTTGTTTTTTTGGATTGAATTTGGTGTTTCGGAAATTTTCGTGAGTTATTATGGGATTAGATTGTTGGTAAAGAAAAGGGTTTGCCTTGTTTGATTCTTATGTTGTTTAAAGAGGATCATCTTGAAACTTTGTGGTGAATTTATTGATGGGTTTGTTGAAGTTTTGTAGTTAATGAAGTAAAAAATGaatcttttcccccttttttgtGCTAGTGTTTTCTTTATTGcgaaaattcagaaagcttTATTTATGGAATTCTCTGCTGAACTGCCTCCTTCATGGTGATGCCAATATGCCCTTCAAAAAAGTTGGCAGTTTTCTTAATGCCAGAAGAAAATGGGGGTGTaagacaaatatgtttttgGTTCCTTTGGAATGTTGCTTTTGAGTCTTTAACCGATTAAGATTCCCTCACACTCTGGAGTTCATTGATGTTTGAGTCTCTGAGGTCCACATCATTTCTGCCTTTTGCCTTTTGGGAAATGTggatgtttttgttttttctataatttttgttcttctgCTCACATGATTGATGGTAAAGGTATCCATCCCCTTCTGTTGAAAGTTTTGAACTATCTTCTTTGTGTTTTTTCTCCATGTTTTTTTGCATTGCTTTTTGTGCAACGTGTTTATTGCTCTGAATTGTATGTATTTTCCTTGTGACTTGTATGCAGGAACTGCAAGATAGAGCAGCGAAGGCCAAAGTATCAAAGGGGGAGTTAATGAAAGTGGGGAGGGAGATAGTAGATTTTCATGGAGAGATGGTTTTGTTGGAGAATTACAGTGCACTTAACTATACAGGTACTAATGTACTTTTCACGGTTTTATGTATGCCCATTTTATTAGTGACTGACTGAAATAAGCACGGCCAAAAGCCCaaaactaattcatgttctgATCTCAGTGatacttttatgtttttcacaAATTTTGAGAATGTTATTTGTGGCATTGTTAAAGTTTTGTCAGCAATTAGCAGTTTTTGTGCGAT from Theobroma cacao cultivar B97-61/B2 chromosome 9, Criollo_cocoa_genome_V2, whole genome shotgun sequence harbors:
- the LOC18587801 gene encoding ankyrin repeat-containing protein At5g02620; the protein is MEANLDLSMTYDSSNTTVLHTAASQGHTEVVNFLLEKDSSVAAIASRNGKTALHSAAKNGHLEIVKALLSKEPGIATRIDKKGQTALHMAVKGQNVEVVDELIKSDPSLINMVDAKGNTALHIGTRKGRIQIVQKLLNHSGDHKLVINKFGETALDTAEIYKLSDIAGILRNHGVQCAKFIEPQPTNSARELNKTPSDIRNEVHQQLLRTRQTRKRVRDIAKKLNRMEVHGLNNAIISTTVVAVLIATIAFAAIFNIPGQYADSPEDTTPFMIFIVSDSVALFISLGVVLVQTSVAVTGRQAKKQLMAVINKLLCLACVLVSVAFLGLSYIVVGEDERWLANVVTGIGTVIMVSTLGTLCTVLRIQKLGSSGGQQPPVDHHTPTDKDILNDEDFEIIDAV